In the genome of Arachis hypogaea cultivar Tifrunner chromosome 9, arahy.Tifrunner.gnm2.J5K5, whole genome shotgun sequence, the window aaaattattagaaattataatttattatttaattattctcttaattttaaaatatagaaaatattacaaattttatatctctTAAGAATAAGtgttttaaaatatgtttgaataTGAGATATTTTCATTCTTTAAACTAGTTTTTAAAATGAATTAGAATTATGTCCAAttgacaattttaaaataaaataaaaataaaaattcaggtaATTGACTTTAcgcaaaattaataattaaaaactattaaattatttgattaatttaattaaatttttatttaataatttttagttattaattttacgtaaaattaaCTCTAACCGAACTTTtatctaaaataaaaagaaaaaggcaaaTGGGGTGGCAATGTTGCACTAAGTCATGATCACGTTCACGGGTTTTAATTACAATGTTGTGAGTCATATCCAATTTGATGAGTTATCATCATAAGAAAACCCACTATATAAGGCATCACTCCCATGCATTGTGTCCACCCTCGTGTCAAACCTCACAAGATTCACAACACAACCCACTACTGCTTTTACTttccaacaaaacacacaaaaagaAAAACCCTACTTTTGTCACAATATATTACTATATCTCAAGACAAAGCCAAAACACAATGCTATCATTCaacactctctttcttgttttcttgatTGTTTCCCCGGCCGTGGCCGGAGGACACGGCGGAAGAAAACTCTTTTGGGACATGTCAAGTGGTAGGGCACCCTCCTCAGGGACACCTAACGGTGCCTCTGGGTCGGGTCATGGTCCAAATTGGGACTACAGTTGGGGATGGGGATCCGCACCCGGGGCAGGATGGGGGTATGGCTCTGGATCGGGCCGCTCCCCAACAGGTTTGGGTAGAGGCTTCGGATATGGGTTCGGATCTGGGACTGGATCCGGATCCGGGTACGGATATGGATTCGGAAGTGGCGGAGCTCATGGAGGTGGATATGGGTCAGGAAGTGGTTCTGGTGGTGGTGCAAACAACGGTAACCGATCACCAAATTCAGTATCTCGAGACAGAACCAACCATCATGGCTAAATTGATTGGCTCCTACTATATAGTTCATAGTATATGATAGTAAaatatttactatatatatatattttgcatgTGTGAGAGTGCTTGGTGTGTATGCATGAAAAAGCTAGTTAGCTATATGAAAGCTTTGAAATTGCTCTAAACctaatgaaaaaattaatataattttccaATTATCGTTTTGGGTTTTGATTCATTATTTTGTTTCTAATAATCTCTTAAAGAGCTATATAGCTAGCTAGCTATTTAGATGCTTGCAAGATTTGGGAATCATACCTTTTGACAAATTGAGCAACGTGCCACTACTACTACTAAAAGTTGTAAGATAGGTTAATGaaaatttctttctaaattttttgcgGTTCATTGGATATATATGTAGTTTGATGTGCTATCAACCAAAATTCTCATTGTTATTATCAACagaaattaaaaagttaaaataattagatGTTAGTTAAATGAGGTAGCCTTAATAATTATACCCTgattatgttaaatgtttatgtATCAATATTTGGATGCAGATAATAAATTGGTGACCTTTTTGGTGCCTACAAAATTGTTGTCTAGCTTGCCTAAAAGTATAGATAAAATGAAGTATGTAGGACTCatctcttaaattttgaattttaggaGTAAATGTTAGGCACCATAAAAGATGCCTAGTAAATTAttcttagtatttttattttattttattttatgttggtCTTACCCAAAATCCAGTCTATATAGTAATAGTTAAGTCATGCTGaaaaatacaataatttttaattgtttctctgtggttcatatggtggtagCATCGAAGTAGTGGTTGAAAGTAGGGGTGGCAATATGTATTCTATTCGCGGGTATCTAATCTGATCTCATTCGGTCGGATAGGGTTGTCAACTCGATCTGTAGTAGATAGGATACGGTGCGAGTAGGATTTTCGTGCGGATTGGGTTGGGTGTTGGTTGAGTTTCAACCCTACTTGACCAACCTGcatcctatatatgtatatattatatacttatataaaaatatgttttaagtggatgttgaattaaaaatttctcactaaatgaaaaaaattcttaaccactaaaataatattattaattgataatttaatatttttttatataaaagtcaattctactttaaattattatcaagttatataataatattgtattttttttaaaacccgTGGGTTAAGAATGGATAGAGTTAGGATTGAGATATTCACAATCCACAAATAGAGTAgaattgagtttatataaaaatctcaatccATGTGTACGGTTAAAATTGACTCTAAACCCTACTTTACCCTACTTATTATCACCCGTAGTTGAAAGTGGTGGTTTAGTAATAAAGcacaattaaaagtaaaagtgatGGTAGAGTTTGTCAATGGATCGGAGTTCACCCTAGTTAATAATTTGGTTGgttttcttaattaaatatatagaTCCAATCTTTTTTATCACAGTTGTTTATTCAATCTTATTTACATACAACTCCAAAAAGTCAAAGAGGGTAAAAAAAATACTCTATCAAGACAATCATGCATCCATAAGGTACATTACACTTTTATAAAATGTGGCAacgaataatgatgatgataatgtccACGATGACATGCATATTACTGATATGTTTCAATATGGAATGTGAATAACTTGAATTCCCACTTAGACCATTTCATTTATTAATAAGTTATATAATGCTACCAAATCTATGTTCTCATAATCAAAGTGATCAATTTTATGGTTCTCAGCATATACACGTGCATTTACATACCGTCACCACCctccactaattttttttttctatccaaattaaatatatataacataatcatcatcataattaTTTAGTGCTACTATATGTaggtaattaataaattttttaaacaatataaataataagtCTTGAAATTAACTTAATTCAAGTAAAATAtactatattttaaattatttatctaaattttaatattaaaataactatttacatatttaataaattgaatatttaatatatctattattcatattatttaatatttttattgtctacttaTACTTTTTTTGATGTGTTAATATGAATAATGTTTCTTTTCAAATTAACCCTTCATTTGACCTTGTTTTAGTGCATTCCCAGCACTTGTTTAATCATAAATATGAGGTGAAAATTTTCAATACATCAATCATTTATTGCACAAGTAATCTGCATATATGTTTTCATAGGAATCAACTTTCAATTTGTGCACTATGCATAATAAgctaaaattagagataaaataaacggttcactaatttaaaaaaaaaaaaacgaaaaaatccTTAGATAAGGCATATTAATTAACCGTCCAAGTATAATGGACTTCAATTCCAACAAACCATGGTGGCACATGATAATTAAGCTGGTCTTGCATTGTCAAATTAAAGACTCATGCATGTATACCTCAACTAGCACTTACCAAACTTTTTCAGGGTACTTATCTTTGCTGgcctattaaattatataaaaaaattacgattatttttttattattattaacaaagcTAAGTGTTTGGAGGCTGAAAACTGCAACTTTTTTTGACCGAATGTGATACTATACAAgtatagtctttttttttttgaaagaaagtaATATTATATTAACAATGAATATTGAAGATATCCAGATTAACATGAGtacatatttctttttttttggtatttacaTGAGTACATGAGTACATATTTCTGATGGAATCTCTGCCAACTAAATTACATTTGGTCTAGTAAGAACTACTTGGGCTTAGGTGTGGGCTACTACATTACTATTTCTCTTATCATGGACAacatgaaaagagagaaaactttttAAAAGGGCCTTTGTAGTAGAAATCAAAAGCCTAAACTGATTATGTGATGTATCTGAAGCCAAGACTTAGGTCAGATGACAATTTTATTTGGCTCACTTA includes:
- the LOC112712561 gene encoding uncharacterized protein, giving the protein MLSFNTLFLVFLIVSPAVAGGHGGRKLFWDMSSGRAPSSGTPNGASGSGHGPNWDYSWGWGSAPGAGWGYGSGSGRSPTGLGRGFGYGFGSGTGSGSGYGYGFGSGGAHGGGYGSGSGSGGGANNGNRSPNSVSRDRTNHHG